The genomic region TCCTTGTAATTATTGTAGCCAATTTGTAAGTTCTGCTCCCATAATAATTATCAGCGATTTCATTTTTGATCTGTTTTTGTGGGAGATGTGGCCACTTTCGTTTGTTTCCCGCTGCTTCAATTGAAGGGTGTTGCCCTACTTATTATGAGGATGACATCATCTGTTGTCATCCATACAAATCCTTCCATTATGTGTGCCTGTGTTGGccacaggctacagaaaaatcaccatgcatccaatctatttagtcaggcaatgtccacattattctcacatattttagaatgtaataataatttgaatATCAATGCATTGCCAAGGCCTAAAAAATGCATTCTTCTTAAAAGGAACTTCACCCAAAAACAACGCTTTTGGTATTTTGTTtcattggggcggcaggtagcttagaggttaagagcgttgtgccagtaaccgaaaggtcgctggttctaatccccgagccgactaggtggaaaatctgtcgatgtgtccttgagcaaggcacttaaccctaattgctcctgtaagtcgctctggataagagcgtctgctaaaatgactaaaattttaaaAAATTAGTCTATTGTTGATATaagtaactttcaaaatacagaaatctggcacttatgatgcattttgcatcatatgggccagatttctgtattttgaaagttgcaTATCTTGAAAAcctgattgctgacatgcaaaatattttgggactatatcaacaatggactaatagtTTTTAGGTGGAGTTTTCCTTAAGTGGtaatgtcacacattggcccccttatttatagaaagacccatttATACCACAAATGTActtgcatgtatgtatgtgtacctagtgcaggctgctgaggggacggctcataataatgtctggaacggagcaaatggaatggcatcaaacacatggaacccATGTTtatatttgataccatttcacaaattccgctccagccattaacacgagcccgtcctccccaactaaggtgtcaccaacctcctgtgttgtATGTACTTGTGCAAACATGCCTAATGCTACTCCATTTCACTTTTTGTGAGCAGAGAGAAAGTCAACAAGGGAGTAGGAGTTGAAACTGTTCACTATCTTAATGATGGACTGTGGCACATGAAGACGTATAAGTGAGATGTCTTCACCAACCCCCCTGGACAACGTGAAGTTCTTGACAGCGAGGCTGCCAGTCGATTGTTTACACCAATGGACTTAGCTGTGTAACTAGCTGGAGGCTTTGAACCAATCCCCAATTAATGCACAAATAAAAACCTGCATTCAAGTTATTTTCCATTCTTTTGCACTGCCTTTACATTTCATGGTTTCTTTGCCAAAGTCGATGGGATTCACTGGAGCAAAACACATTTGAAATGGATTGTAGATCATAGTACCATGTATATGCTGTTGCATGGATTTATGACGTTAAATCAATAAAGAATACACTCTTTAGCGAATTGGAGGCTAACTGAAGATAAACCTCCTAAATAAAAATGGTCACATTATTCTCTTTGCATTGAACATTTTAATTGCCAACATTTCGGCTCGCAGGTCTTCATCAGGTGTTGTATGTATGGGAAAACAAGTAATCTAGCAGACACTATATTAAATATACTCCAGGGTGTACAATAACGCTTGATGGGGCATGAATACAGGCATCACAGGTAAACATTCCAAAAGAAAGTGGTCACATTCACAGTTCAAtgaaattattttataaagagcAAAATTGTGTTCAGGATAGTGTTTTTGGAGCTCTGTGGGAGAATCTCAAAGCGCATGTATGAAATGAGACTCCACTCAAGCGCCCTTTGAATTTCAaattcacatttatttataaagccctttttacatcagcagatgtcacgaagtgctatacagaaacccagcctaaaaccgcaagcaatgcagatgtagaagcacggtggctaggaaaaactccctagaaaggcagaaacctagagaggaaccaggctctgaggggtggccagtccccttctggctgcgccgggtggagattataacagtacatggccattaaggccagatttttctccaagatgttcaaacgttcatagatgaccagcagggtcaaataataatcacagtggttgtagaggttgcaacaggtcagtacatcaggagtaaatgtcacttggcttttaaTAGTCGGGCATTAAGAGGTTGAAATAGCatgtgcggtagagagagagagttgaaaacagcaggtctgggacaaggtagcacgtcctgtgaacaggtcagggttccatagccacaggcagaacagcagaaactggatcagcaacacgaccaggtggactggggacagccaggattcatcaggccaggtagtcctgaggcatggtcctagggcttaATTTTTTACAGAGGAATCCCAAAGTATGTGTAAAGTGTTAAATGAATTTAGTTGGTTGTGTCAGACATTTTAATGATAAGTAGTAGCTTATTGTTTTTAAACTTGTGCATTTCTCTTCCGAGAAAACAactgattcaaagggggtgtggcagatttcaaaacGCTTCAGAGATAGGGAGCCGAGAGGATACAGTTGTgctatagaggagaggaggaggacacctCCGTTAACTTATTAACAAATTCACACTCCTACATATGGTGGCCCCTGTTCAGTTTTTGGGTCACAAAGGATACTTTTTCCCCAATTGAGAATATGCTTCTAGCATTGGTTGTTGGataaggggggtgggggggctaaCCTGAACGTGTCCAATTAGAAACAATCATTTCTGtgtcaaaatgttttgctacaatGTGCCCTAATGAAAACACCCCTGTTCTGACAGCATTGGGAAATCAGTAGACAAAATATGTGATCAGGCAATAGGGGTCTCTTGACTCCTTCACTGAGATCAGATCAAAACAATAATGGGGTGGTCTATCTAGACTGAAAAGCAGAGTTGGCCTCTAAAAAACTAAAAGGACAAAACCTGTCCCACCTGTTTTCCACATTCTCTCAGTTGGCATGTGTAAAAGTTAAGGGTATGAAATTAGGGGTTTGATGACATCAGTGAAAACAAAATCCATAGAACACTGTTGTATCTTCCACATAAAAGTTAATGGACACCGATAAACTGGAGCAAATTAACTGATTACAAAATGAGGGTTACAGTTCCAGCCAGTTATCAGATAGGCCTGTTCCTTAATACCCCACTGACACAAGCAATTGCATGTCCTTCAAAATTATACTATAcgctaagtgtacaaaacattaggaacaccgccctaatattgagttgcacccccttttgccctcagaacagcctcaattcgttggggcatagactctacaaggtgttcgatgcttcccacagttgtgccaagttggctggatgtcctttgggtggtggaccattcttgatacacaagggaaactgttgagcttgacccagcagcgttgcagttcttgacacactcaaaccagtgcgcctggcacctactgtattaccataccccgttcaaaggcacttcaatcttttgtcttgcccattcaccctctgaatggcacacatacacaatccatgtctcaaggcttaaaatccttctttaacctgtctcctcccattcatctacactgattgaagtggatttaacaagtgacatcaataagggatcatacctttcacctggtcagtctgtcatggaaagagtgttttgtacactcagtgtatacagtgccttcagaaagtattcacaccccttgactttttccacattttgttgtgttacagacagaatttaaaattgattacatttagattttcttgtcattggcctacacagaataccccataatgtgcaattatgtttttttcattttttaccaattaaattaaaatgaaaaactgaagtcttggtcaataagtattcaacctctttgctatggcaagcctaaataagtccagtagtaaaaatgtgcttaacaagtcacataagttgcgtggactcactctgtgtgcaataatagtgtttaacatgattttttaatgactacctcatctctgtaccccacacatacaattatctgtaaggtccctcagtcgagcagtgaatttcaaacacatattcaaccacaaagaccagggaggttttccaatgcctcgcaaagaagagcacctattggtagatgggtaaaaaaaaagcagatgttgaatatccctttgagcatggtgaagttattaattacattttggatggtgtatcaatacacccagtcattacaaagatacaggcgtccttcctaactcagttgccagagaagaaggaaaccgctccgggatttcacaatgaggccaatgttgactttaaaacagttacagagtttaatggacgtgacaggagaaaactgaggatggctcaacaacattgtagttactccacaatactaatctaattgacagagtgaaaagaaggaagcctgtacagaataaaaaatattcctaaacatgcatcctgtttgcaacaaggcactaaagcatagtggtggctgtatcatgttatgggtatgcttataatcgtttaaggactggggagtttttcaggataaaaaagaaacggaatggagctaagcatgggcaaagtcctagaggaaaacctggttcagtctgctttccatcagacactgggagatgaattaaccttcagcaggacaataaccaaaaacacaaggccaaatctgaactggagttgctcaccaagaagacagtgaatgttcctgagtggccgagttacagttttgacttaaatctacttgtaaatctatagcaagacctgaaaatggttgtctagcaatgatcaacaaccaatttgacagagcttgaagaattttgaaaataaaataGGTGTggtaagctcttagagacttacccagaaagactcacagctgtaatcgctgctcaggggtgtgaatacttatttaaatgagatatttctgtatttcaatacatttgcaaaaaatcctATGTTTTCACTTattcatcatggggtattgtgtgtagatgggtgagaacaaacatctatttaatccattttgaattcaggctgtaacacaaaatgtggaataagtcaaggggttatgaatactttctgaaggcattgtatacagtgagctccaaaagtattgggacagtgataaTATATGTTTTTggggctctgtactccagcacttcggatttgaaatgatacaatgactgaggttaaGGTGCAGactatcagctttaatttgagggtattttcaccATATCGGGTGAACAGTTTCAGAATTAGAGCACTttctgtacatagtccccccattttaggagaccaaaagtattgggacaaattcacttgtgtgtgtattgtagcagttaaaagtgaagtatttggtcccatattaatagcatgcaatgactacatcaagcttgtgactctccaaatttgttggatgcatttgctgtttgttttggttgtgtttcagataattttgtgcccaatagaaatgaatgggcagcaggtagcttagtggttaagagcgttgtgccagtaaccgaaaggtcgctggttctaatccccgagccgactaggtgaaaaatctgtcgatgtgcccttgagcaaggcacttaaccctaattgctcatgtaagtcgctctggataagagcgtctgctaaaatgtaaatgtaaaaaatgaatggtaaataatgtattgtctcATTttagagtcacttttattgtaaataagaatagtaTATGGTTCTAaatacttctacattaatgtggatgctaccatgattacggataatcctgaataaaTCGTgaaaagatcatacccccaagacatgctaacctcctgtTATTGGAATGGTGAgaagttagcatgtcttgggggtatgatctttgtgcaGCTAACATTCTCACTCATGCTATGAATAggagaccaaatactaaactttttacTACACGAGTGGAtttgtcccaatacctttggtcacctcaaaaagtgctgtaatttctaaacggttcacccgatatggatgaaaataacatcaaattaaaGTCTGCACTTAACCTCATATAgtaattgtatcatttcaaatccaaagtgctggagtatagactctatctctctctctctgggggtcacttagaaatgttcttgttttcgaaagaaaagcaatttcttttgtccattaaaataacatcaaattgatcagaaatacagtgtagacattgttaatgttgtaaatgctattgtagctggaaactgctgatttttaatggaatatctacataggtgtacagaggcccattatcagcaaccatcagtcctgtgttccaatggcatgttgtgtttgctaatccaagtttatcattttaaaaggctaattgatcattagaaaacccttttgcaattatgttagcacagctgaaaactgttgtgctcattaaagaagcaatacaactggccttcttgagactagttgagtatctggagcatcagcaattgtgggttcgattacaggctcaaaatgtccagaaacaaataactttcttctgaaactcgtcagtctattcttgttcggagaaattaaggctattccatgcgagaaattgccaagaaactgaagatctcgtacaacgctgtgtactactcccttcacagaacagcgcaaactggctctaaccagaatagaaagaggagtgggaggccccggtgcacaactgagcaagaggacaaatacattagagtgtctagtttgagaaatagatgcctcacaggtcctcaactggcagcttcattaaatagtacccataaaacaccagtctcaacgtcaacagtgaagaggcaactccgggatgctgaccttctaggcagagactggccaataaaaataaaaaattaagatgggcagtctgagatatggctttttctttgcaacccacaattgctgatgctccagatactcaactagtctcaagaaggccagttttattgcttctttaatcagcacaacagttttcagctgtgctaacataattgcaaaagggttttctaatgatcaattagccttttaaaatgataaacttggattagcaaacacaatgtgccaaaggaacacaggactgatggttgctgataatgggcctctgtacgcctgtgtagatattccataaaaaaatcagccgtttccagctacaatagccatttacaacattaacaatgtctacactgtatttctgattaatttgatgttattgtaatggaccaaaaaattgcttttctttcgaaaacaaggacatttctaagtgaccccaaacctttgaacggtagtgtatatatatacacacacacacatacacacagtgcattcggaaagtattcagatcccttgactttttccacattgttacgttacagccttattctaaaattgatcaatcgtttttttccccatcaatctacacacaataccccataatgacaatgcaaaaacctTTTAAAATATCTATATttcagcaaatgtattaaataaaaaactgaaatataaattTGCTTAagtatttgttgaagcacctttggcagcgattacagcctcgagtcttcttgggtatgacgctacaagcttggcacacctgtatttggggagtttctcccattcttctctgcagatcccctcaacctctgtcaggttggatggggagcgtcactgcaccgctatttttaggtctctccaaagatattcgatcgggttcatgtccgggctctggctgggccactcaaggacattcagagacttgtcctgaagccactcctgcgttgttctgttggaaggtgaaccttcgccccagtctaaggtcctgagcgctctggagcaggttttcatcaaggatctctctgtactttgctccattcatctttccctcgatcctgactagtgtcccagtccctgccgctgaaaaacatccccacagcatgatgctgccaccaccatgcttcatcgtagggatggtgccaggtttcctccaaacctGACGCTTggcagttcaatcttggtttcaccagaccagataatcttgtttctcatggtctgagagtcttagggttccttttggcaaactccaagtgggctgtcatgtgccttttactgaggagtggcttctgtcaggccactctaccacaaaggcctgattgatggagtgctgcagagatggttgtccttctggaaggttctcccatctccacagaggaactctggagctctgtcagagtgaccatcgggttcttggtcagctccctgaccaaggcccttctcccccgattgctcagtttggctgggcggccagctctaggaagagtctcggtggttccaaacttattctatttaagaatgatggaggccactgtgttcttggggaccttcaatgctgcagaaatgttttggtacccttccccagatctgtgcctcaacacaatcctgtctcggagctctacggacaattccttcgacctcatggcttggtttctgctctgacatgcactgtcaactgtgggaccttatatagacaggtgtgtgcctttccaaatcatgtccaattaattgaatttaccacagattgactccaatgaagttgtagaaacatctcaaggatgatcaatggaaacaggatgcagctgagctcaatttcgagtctcattgcaaaaggtctgaatacttatgtaaataagatatctttttttgtatatataatatatatatatatatatatatatatatatatatatatatatatacacagtaccagtcaaatgtttggacacacctactcattaattgtagaataacagtgaagacatcaaaatgatgaaataacacatatggaaccatgtagtaaccaaaaaaagtgtaaacaaatctaaatatattttatatttgatattcttcaaatagccaccctatgccttgatgacagcattgcacacttggcattctctcaaccagcttcacctggaatgcttttcaaacagtcttgaaggagttcccacatatgctgagcacttgttggctgctttttcttcacactgctgtccgactcatcccaaaccatctcaactgggttgaggtcgggggattgtggaggccaggtcatctgatgcagcacttcatcactctgctccttggtaaaatagcccttacacagcctggaggtgtgttggatcattgtcctgttgaaaaacaaattatagtcccactaagcccaaaccagatgggatggcgtatcgctgcagaatgctgtggtagccatgctggttaagtgtgccttgaatcctaaataaatctccaatttggactccagaccaaaggacacatttccaccagtctaatgtccattgctcgtatttcttggcccaagcaggtctcttcttatgattggtgtcctttagtagtggtttctttgcagcaattcgaccatgaaggcctgattcattcattcactctaatgaacttatcctctgcagcagaggtaactctgggtcttccattcctgtggcggtcctcatgagagccagtttcatcatagcgcttgatggtttttgcaactgcacttgaagaaactttcaaagttcttgaaactttCCGTATTGAccgaccatgtcttaaagtaatgatggactgttgtttctctttgcttatttgagctgttcttgccataatatggacttagtcttttaccaaataggtctatcttctgtataacccctctaccttgtcacaacacaactgattggctcaaacgcattaagaaggaaagaaattccacaaattaacttttaaggcatacctgttaattgaaatgcattccaggtgactacctcatgaagctggttgagagaatgccaagagtgtgcaaagctgtcatcaaggcaaagggtggctatttgaagaatctcaaatatacaatatattttgatttgtttaacacttttttggttacaacatgattccatgtgttatttcatagttttgatgtcttcactattattctacaatttaaaaaatagaaaaaataaagaaaaaccgttgaatgagtagatgtgtccaaacttttgattggtagtgtatacatttgcaacatttcctaaaaacctgttttcgctttgtcattatggggtattgtgtgtagattgatgaggataattttttttaaaatccatttataataaggctgtaacgtaacaaattgtggagaaagtcaacgggtctgaatactttccgaatgcactgtgtatatatatatatatgtatatatatatatagatatatatatagatatatatatatacacacacacacacacacattttagctTATCAATAACAAGGGGTAAGATGAAACTGCTTCACTATGAGATAGGCCTATTTGGCTTTACAGTGCTCAGTATTTGGTTTAGCGCTTTTGGTAGTAAGCAACAGAACAGTCTCAGGAGGACAATTCATTTCATTTAGTTTTTGGTATTAGGAGGATAAACATGGCTGTCAATTTCAGCCAATTTTTTATTTCATCAGGTTTTTCAAGTGGGTAAAATAGTTACCCCAAAATGAACAAATCCACCAACATTCATTTCTATTACAATGGTGACAACAATCACGTGTAGCAAACTATCTGTTTACAGACTTTTACAGTCATCTCAATACTTCAAGATTAATTTCAAACGTTCACTCCATGTGGCCTTGTATTAGCCTAATTAAACCAAATTAACCACAAATACCAATGAAATAAAATGTCAATTGTGTGAAAGAAAATTATGTATACTATCCTATACATTACAGgtatgtcaaactcattccatggagggcctagtgtctgctggtttttcctttgaattaagacctagacaatacgtgaccttaattcatcaatcaagtacaagggtggagtgaaaacccgcagacacttggccctctgtggaatgagtttgacacgtgctctACAAATGTGTGATTTCTTCATCTGTTCATTCATAATAATGGTATTATGTGCAGAGTGCAAATTTGAAAGGTATAAAATACTAAGAATAATGATTTGCCTGCCTCATGTATTTGCCACCCTCCCTCATGGATACAAACTGAATAAGAAAATTGTCTTTATTCACCAGTCAGACTTGACAGCAGCAGTCTGTTTAATGCCATGTCTGGCCCAAAGGGGGAAGCCTTGCACTTTAGTCATTGTCAGAGCCCTCGGGGGGCAGGAATATCAAGGAATCATGAAAGTTGTGCCCATACGGGCGTAGTCTGTAAACTCCAAACATCATGACCTGCATCTGGTTTGGTGACATTCCGCTGAAGGTGATGGCTAAGTCAGAGCAGCAGCCCTCCACCACGTCCAAGGGGTTTTTGGACATGCTGTCTTGGATGAGTGAACTCACACTCTTACTGTTGAACAGCCCCTTGCCCTGTGTGTCCTCGCCATTCTCTGCAAAGACCCCGGTGTACTTCAGACATAGAGCCAGTTGTTTCTCCTCGCTCAGCTTCCACAGGGCTCTGCCTCGCTCCGGACACTTCTCCTCGTCCTTGAACACGTTCACCAGCCTCTTGAGGGCCTCGTAGCTCAGCACGATGCCGCTCTGGTACTCCACGTACTCCAGTTCGCCCGATTTCATGGCATGGCCGATGTAGAAGGGCTCGTTGGGGTCCTTGGCCAGAACAAGGTACTTGAGGTTCTCGATGATGGCGAAGGTGGTGGGCCGCGCAACGAAGAACCAGCGCAGGTCGCCGGCATTGTCGTACGCGTGCTTCAGGGCCTTGCGCAGCTTGGCCCACTCGTCCTTTTCGTTAAGGTCCACCGCTTCCAGAGCTTTGGCCGACTCAGAGCTGTAGAATACGGCGTGGTCGCAGTGTTTACCCCAGGTGTCCTTGGCTGTGGACCAATACCCCAGGACAGAAGGCTGAACCATAATGACGCAATAGACCCGCACTCTCTGGCTCATCTCCACCATCTGGGGATCAGACAGGCTCTGTAGCTCGTCCTTGGTGGGAGCCttgatgtggtggtggtggtggtggtcctCTGGGCTGGACTGCATGCCTGGTGTGAAGCTCCCCAACAGGGTCAACAACAGGCAGAATGTGCCTCCCAGGGCTATCCCCTTCATGAAGGAGCTGCCTTCCGACAACAT from Coregonus clupeaformis isolate EN_2021a chromosome 3, ASM2061545v1, whole genome shotgun sequence harbors:
- the LOC121546018 gene encoding C1GALT1-specific chaperone 1-like, yielding MLSEGSSFMKGIALGGTFCLLLTLLGSFTPGMQSSPEDHHHHHHIKAPTKDELQSLSDPQMVEMSQRVRVYCVIMVQPSVLGYWSTAKDTWGKHCDHAVFYSSESAKALEAVDLNEKDEWAKLRKALKHAYDNAGDLRWFFVARPTTFAIIENLKYLVLAKDPNEPFYIGHAMKSGELEYVEYQSGIVLSYEALKRLVNVFKDEEKCPERGRALWKLSEEKQLALCLKYTGVFAENGEDTQGKGLFNSKSVSSLIQDSMSKNPLDVVEGCCSDLAITFSGMSPNQMQVMMFGVYRLRPYGHNFHDSLIFLPPEGSDND